From the Populus nigra chromosome 13, ddPopNigr1.1, whole genome shotgun sequence genome, the window ttttttataatattaaaatttcacatTAGATATCGGAAAGATATTTTGATAATGCTCAGTAGTTACTATTTGATATTTGCTATATTTTTCTAGgttgtttaggattttttttctatttggtttagaactcttttcttatttttaaatatttatttaagacttctttgttcctaatttttttaggaattttattgcttttcctttatttttgggtttccTTGCTAGTTTAGataagttttgaagtttattTAAGGAGTTGCAAACCTACTAAAGAGGTAGACAACTTGAACATAAAATATTCAGTAATAAAACTTttgaattaaagtttttatgtGATCCCTTTTTTAGAATAATTCAGTGTTCTTGtgcttaatatttttcttgtgttgCTTTTGCCTATATCAATTAGTATTAGAGCTCAATGATACCAGGTTATTACTTGTTTGTGTTGCAGTTCTAGATTATTTTGTTTGATGTGTGCCACCACATAACCAAGATTGGAAGAGATCGCATAAGAAAACATATTTAGATAAGAATGGATGAGGAGGTTTTCTATTGGAAGATAAACATTCAGGAGGAGCTAGTGATCGAAGGCATGTAGAGATAAATGacataattgaaaagaaatgttCAAGAATTGATAGTAAAAAAGATGCAGAGGCATATTACAAATTTAACTTGTTAGTTGGCAGAGATGAGGAGCTCGAGGGATCATGAAAAGAGTGATTATGAATCCATAACTAGTTTGGAAACTCATTTCAAAGGCATGAGCAAAGGAGACAACTTTTTAATTGGGGTGAATATGatattgaaacaaatattttttatgattctgATTCTTGTATGTATTAGAATCAACCACCAAAATTTGATGAGAAAAAAGTTCAAGATGTCATTGAGCTTGGAACTTTCAAAAAGCCTAAAAatcagtaaattaaaatatacaaagaTTCTCTCATTAAAGTGAAAAATTCTTTGATACTTCAAAAGAATGTTTTGGAGCTAACTTTGAAGATATTGAAGTAGTATAAATTTCCAGCCATAGAGAAATAAATGGACCAACCTATTGTTCATTATCAATAATCAAGTGTCCAAAGTTGATGTTTGAAGAATTTCAAGGTGGATTTAATACTGACAAAAAAAGTGTGttgcaaaaagaaaacaacttagTTGTTGTTAAGGAcgataacattattttaaatcttGAGTTAGAGTTTGAGAGAGCTACTACAAAAGTTGTTGCACATAGTTTTCAACATAATAATAAGATTAGTTCTATTGCTAAGGAGGATGAATATGTTGCTGGTCTATATGATGTTTATGATAGAAGCACTGGACATGTAAAAGGTTAGAAGCTTTTTATAAGACATCCACGAAATAAAGGCAAAtaacaatttgaacttgaggATAAGTTCTCTCCAACCTAAAAGGACTAATgtaagagattattttttttctctaatatgCAGTTTATATTAAgggaaattatcttttatttgacCATTGGATTAGATTAAAAATTTGTAAAGAGATTCTAAAGGCTATGTTTCTTATATGGTTAAAATTTTGCAACAATCAAATGTTTGGAAAGACCTTTTAATAATGCCAAGAAGTAATTATTCGATATTTGCTATATTTTACTAGTTGATTTataattctgtttttttatttggtttagaactcttttcttatttttttaagatttaattaggatattttttttcctaatttatgtaggaattttattacttttcctttattttttggttttcttattggtttatgtaagtttttaagtttatttaaggagttgtaaacctcatagaaagacatattacttgaaaagaaaatatctagcaataaaattttaaattagagtttttatgTGATTTCTATTTAGCATAGTTTTGGGCTCTTGTGCTTGTGTCTTTCTTGTATTGCTTATgtagattttcttttaatgtgcaattttatgttattgaacataatattttatctaataattgaATTGGACTGAACTTTTGCTATGAGATTCTAGAAGTTatgttttctatagggttaaAATTTTGTAACAATAGGAGATCATGAAAGCTTTCCGATAATGTTTAGTCTACTATTTCAAATTTGctatatttttctagttagtttatgatttttttttcatattcttttatgagtcttttattatttttccagatTTACTTAGGATGTTTTTTCCTAGTTAGTTTAagacttttattgttttttcttttttttttggtttctttgttGGTGTAGGTTAGTTTTTAAGCttatttaagaatttataaACCTGATAGAGAGGTAGACTGATTGAATATAAAATACTTAgcattaaaatttttgaattagATTTTCTATGAGATCTATTTTTCAACATAATTCTTTGTTCTTGTGCTTACTCTTTTTCTTGTGTAGCTTTCGATATGTCAATTGATATCAGAACCCAACAATCCTAGATTATTGCTTGTAAAGTGTTGAAATcctagtttattttgttttttgtgtgcTACTTAATAATCATGGCTGCAAGAGTTCGTAGGTGAGGAGGTTTTTCTTTGAGAGATAAATGTTCAGGAGCTGGTGATAGAAGACATGCCGAgacatattataaaattaacccATCAGTTAGCAAAAGTAAAAACCCAGGGAATCGGAAGAAAGAGTAGTCATAGATTTATAATTAGTATTGAAAACCCGTTTCAGAAGCATGTGTATAAGAAATAACTTTATGATCGAGATGAGTGTCATGAAGATTTTAGTACTCCTATTTATAGTAAGATAAATGTGAATTGTTATTCTCCATTAATTTATGATGTTTATTGTGAAGATGATTATCTTGATGACGATCATAAACGACAATAATGGTAGTGTGATGATATCATTTATGGTGTACTTATTTATAAAATAGAggttaagtgaaaaaaaaaaacacatgtaagGTACTCAAGAAACGAAAATTTTAAGATGAAGAGACTGAAATTGATGTTTAAAACACATGTAAGGGCTGAGAGTCTTGATTGAACATTCATGAGATCAAGACAAGAGTAATTTAAACTCGAGGACGAGTTCTTTTCAACTCAGGTAGATTGATGTTGGAGATTTTTTCTTAATCcacatttttatgttattaagtataattttttatccgatgtttttttcctaatttgtttaggatttttattacttttatttttatttttgggtttccTTGTTGATTTAGATAATTTCTTAAGTTTATTTAAGGAATTGTAAACCTTCTATAGAGTTGACTGTCTGAACATAAaatattcaagaataaaattttaaattaaaatttatatgtgATTCTTTTTTATCGTAACTTTATCTTTTCATGCTTACTATTTTTCTTGTGTTGCTTTTATTGGGCAGTATCTCTAAACTTGAGGTTATTTACTTTGTCATACTCACTGGAAATAAGAAAAGAAGCATTCACTGGACCTTCAGGTTTCTTAGTGTCTTGGCCATGCTTTAAAGAGGACAAGCAGCCTCAGTAGCAGCATAAATAGCATTAATCTGCGACAAGGAAGAAAactagagaaagaagaagaatccaTCCATTATCAGTGTGTATAATCAAAGAATCAGAGTCACACAGACACCTTCATAACCGCTGGCTCCAAAATAAAGACGACGAATGAGTATGCAATTCCACTTcataaggaggaggaggagcaccTTCATTTGTTAAAAGCCAAGAAAGTTATACAAGGAAAACTGAGATGAATTCCAAGGAGACAGCTTGAAGGATTAGCCAGACAGCCATCGATCTAAACCTATGAGCAGGAATCTCTCCACGGCAACTATTTTAGACAAACAAAAGCGATCAGACAACGGCCTATGGATCACTGGCTGCATTAGGCGGGCTTGACTTCGACGGCTTAATAATATAATGGCTTCATCTGCATAATTTACTGAGGTTACAGTTATCTACAGCAGGCCATACTGGATTGATTCAAGCACGGCCATAAAAAGCATTTcccccaaattaaaaaaatacaatgttaaTCCATAACATTTTATACCGGTGACTCGAGACATAAGATATAAATGaccacatcaaaaaaaataatgaaatcctTAACAATACAATGTTAAAGTttgaaaattcaacaaaaaaagaaatcaattctaaaaaaaaaacaattaaaaaaatgagaaataaatttaaaataaaaataaaataaaaaattatataaaaccaTGAGTCAATCCGAGCTAACATTACAAATGTGTGACCATGACCATGAAGCTGAGTTATCgttatagaaagcaaaacaaaacaaaacaaaataaaataaagaagctTAATTTTTAACGCacctaatgttgaataatgaaatcagaaaattatatcagtgaaaataaagacataaaaaatatcgATATGTTAAAATCTTATACTTGTGATCCAGGTAATGAGAGTAGGATAATTGCactgaaaaaattaacaaagccTAATTATAAACTGATCtcatgttaaaggatgaaattaaaaaaaaactaatctaaaaaataaaaccaagacaaaagaaaacctaaaagaataagagtcaaatataatataaaacttataTTACTTcaaataataaaggataaaactaaaatatttttttaaataacaattaaaaaaataaaaaccaaatcttatataaaaatcaaataaaacaaaatgctaagggatgaaattaaaaaaaataataaaaaagattaaaaacaaataaaaaacaataaaaaaataaggaccacaatttaaataaaaagaaaatcaaggacAATCTTTGAATTTGGATGGGATGACACAATTttcaaggagaaaagaaaaaaaaaagaagaaaaaattcaacCGCCACCAAACTACAACGAAAAGCCTTACACACGCTGCTCAATTGGACCTCTAAGGAAGGAGTCAAAGAAGATTGTGGTTGATCATTTTTGGTGATTAAAAGGCGTCACACACGTTGTCTAAAGGGGATGAACTCCTCTAATCAATTGGCGTGTACGCTACACACACcaacaacatatatttttttaaaaataatttattaaaaaaactaaatactcCTAACCCCACAtgatattaacaaaataataataataataacaaaaggataaaaaaaaaattccttgacATAAGCTATagaatttttgcttttaatagcATCTCAGTAATTATACTATGctatcaaagataaaaaaaattcaaaaatatctcTGCCCTATTAGTTaagcaaatttaattttaaaaggaattttagaCATTACATAAACATTGtgtaaaaaaagagtaaagagACCAATCTACCTTCATTCAATGTCGTAATGACAAATAGATCTCGTTGAAAAGATAATCCCTCCTAAAAGCAAGTTATATGGTTTTCATTGTGGaggataaaatgataattttactgTCCGTATCACCtataaatttttgttaatgagagaCAATACGAGCAAGACAAACCTCAAACTATTGTTAGAACTACAATTTTcttaagagagaaaaattatataGGAGGCTCCTCTCAAGAAATTATATTCTGGTTGATGGCTCTATATAGCCTTTACAATCTCTGAAGATGCATTGCATTGATTATAATAGGGTCGTCCAGCCCTGCATGCTCTTGTAATATAACGAGTCCAACTGAAATTCATAGTTCAACAATAGTTAATTTCTGGAAGAAATTGTCTTTGACATTGAACATCACTTCACATACTTACTGTCACAGTATATTGGTGTAAGAAAATCCAAAGTCAACATAAAAGCTACCTGTAACAGCCAATTGTTATTTCAACAACATGCCTGATCAGCTATACTTCGAAGAATACAGTGGCTGTCCTTCCAGAAAGGCATCTGTTGAACATATTGAAGCTCTGTTTTAAACTTGCCCCCAGAATATCTCACACTTCCGAGAACCTTCatgtaaaaatacaaacataatatcaatttattagAATGAATAAAAGGAACTTTTACACAAATCATTTGtgtttttcaggaaaaaaaaaataataataatgttttaccTCATCAATCATGTTGAAAATTATTTGCCAGTTCCACCAGTCGCAGCAGCAACCAATTGGAGATATTCTTCAGTTGCATAATAAACCAGGGAAATATCTTGATCTGCTATATACAGTTACAACAAAATCATCTAATAATACGCtaatatttatctaaaatatagaaggagaaaaaaatggcTTTCATAAAAGCAGACATGGATCTAGTTAAACAGGCTGCGCCATACTTCAATATTCCATAAGTGGAAATATTACTTAAGAGCACTAACAAGAGTAAATCACGAAAAGAAACACTACAAAGAGAGCGAAGCATTAGAAAGCAAATCATAAAGCATGATATGATTATGTTTAATCAATGTTAGTGCAAATCTACAGCATTGATTGAGGtataattaacttaataaaaCCTCATATCCAGTTCGGTTAGCAAGTTACTGAATTCTGATTCAATAATTTGTTGATGTACTTTCTGCCCCCATTTCATGTGAAGCCGTTTCTATAATTCAATCAGCATCGACATGTGTATTCTGGACCTTACCTTGAAGCTGTAGCAGTCCAGTTAGGTCAAGTCAAGTCTATAACAAAGCATGATTTCCATGACCTGAATGTAACCAATGCATTCATAATCACCATTCACAGAAAAGGtagcaaaaatgaaaaattaccgACCCATTTGTAGATACTATTCATTTGCACAACTTACCCGTTATCGCTCTGGTAGGGCTTCTAACATGTTCAATATCCTTGAGCCACCATGGAGGCTGATCCCCAAGGCCACAACCACTGTATTATGAGtacatgcaatttttttaattgtcaccAATAATCTAAGCAAGAACACCTCCCATCTCGAAAGTGATGGAAACGGTTGGCATCTCTAACAACTATCACTCTGTTTGTAACCTTTGAAATAAGTCTCACAGCTGAATGGCAATCATCGCATATCCTAAGGTTCTTAATTACAAGGATGGATGCTTCTGATGGCAACTTCAGAAGTCCATAAGCTATGGCCAGCTTCTCACTGTGATAACTAAGATAATATTCCTTCTGTTCATCCTCTACATCATGCAGTACTGCACCAATATCTGGAGTATAACCCAGTGGCTTAATCATAGCTAAGAGTTCCTTTACTTTTTGATAAGTCTGACCATAATCTGGATGCCTATTGTCTTCCGAAGTAAATATATGGGTGACATTTCCAATCTCTATCCAGCTCACCCCAGGTTCTTTCTTAATCTTTTTGTCCCTCATCAACTTTCTAACCTTGACAACTCCATCCCATCTCTTTTCCTTGGCATAGATATTAGATAACAGTGTGTAAGTCCCTACATCATTAGGGTCCATCTCCAAGACAAATTCTGCAACCCACCTTCCCAAGCCGTAGTTCTGATGGACATGGCATGCATTGAGCAAAGTACGCCAGGCAACAACATCCCATTTAACTGGTGCTGTCCTCATAAAATTCCAGGCTTCATTAAGTTGTCCTGTCTTGCTTAGAAGGCTAACAATACAAGTATAGTGTTCCAATCCAGGTTGGACACCAAACTGTTTCATTAGGTGGTGCAGATAATAGAATCCCTCTTGCACTAGACCCAGATGGCCACAAGCAGAGAGAACCCCAGTAAAAGTTACATAGTTAGGATGCTCTTCTGCAGCCAACATGTCTTGAAACACAAGAAGAGCTTTCTTTCCAAGCCCATGGTGTGAGAAGCCACATATCATTGCATTCCAAGTAATGATGTCACGATGCATCATATCTGAAAATACTTTCTTAGCTGCCTCAATGTCGCCACTCTTTGcatacatatttattaaagCATTTCCAACCATAACATGGTGCTTAAAGCCCGACTTCTCACTGTGTCCATGTAACAAAGACCCATTTCTTCGCGCAGACAGGCCCGCACAAGCATTTAACAAGACAGCATATGtaaattcatttgattttacATTTTCCTGCtccatttttgaaaataaattcagtGCTTCTTCAAAGCAACTATTTTGAAAGTAAGAAGCCATGATCGCTGTCCATAACACAACATTCCGACTTTGCAAACCATCAAAGACCTCCCTTGCCATCAAACTCTTTCCACATTTCCCGTACATATTTATGATTGCACTGCTAACATATGCATCACATTCAACATCACTCGTCAACATCTTGCCATGAACATGCAAACCCAATCTCAAATCTTTAAGAGAAGCACAAAGACTAAAAGCATTAACAAAAGTAACCTTATCCCACTTCACAGACTCGCTGACCATACTCCTCAGGACCTCCAAACCCTCCCTCAAATACCCATTTTCCACAAGTCTACTCAAAATcgaattataagcaacaatatcATTTACAGGCACTTCATTCCAAACCCCCATTGCATCTTGAACAATCGAACATTTAGAATACATAGATACAAGAGCACTCCTCACATAATTATGAAACGAGAACCCAGTCTTTAACAAAAGCCCGTGACATTGCCTACCCTCCTCTACGCTCCCACGATCACAACAAGAAGAAATCGCAATTGCGAATATATACTCATTCGGGCTAACATTACCATTCGAAATCATATCTTTCAACAACCTAATCACTTTCAAAGAAAACCCATTGAGTAAATACCCAGTCATCAAAGCACTCCAAGAAACCACATTTCTTTCAGGCATTCTATCAAACAAGTTGTGGGCAATGGAGACCTGATTAACTTTTGCATAGAAATTTATCAAGGAATTAACTTCAATTATGCTGTTTTCTGTGGCTTGGGAAGTTACGATCAAATGGGAATGGATTGTTTTACCAACCTTGAGGTTTTTAGTATCAGCTGACAGTTTTAAGAGCTTAATGAGGTCTAGAGGAGAGGAGGGCGGGACAGCATTTGGTCTGAGTAGAAATGGCGCGTGCCGGAATGGCACATAAGCCTTTCTTTGTACCTTTAGCATTAGATTTGATTAGGTTTTGCAGCAATCGCAAGGTGGGTCTTCTAACTTCTAGTTGTCTCCAATGTCATCCTAAGGCCTTATGTTTGAAAGTGCAGGGCTCCCTTTCCTTTTTTGTAAGGGAGAAGATTGGTTAACAACATattgtcaataaataaattttgacaaCATTGCGGgaacacaaaataaatatgttagTTCAATTAGCTTACGGATGCCCAATTTATCATCATGGTCCTTTAGCTTGTCTCGGTGAGTTTTCAACTTGTTTctaattgaatatttatattttttgagtttctaattattgaaaaattatcaatcaaattATTTGGTTAGAATCCATTAgttaattgttgatttttattaattattctcCTAGCATCTTTATATAAATCTTATTCGATTAGGGGGTATTTGAGAGTATTGTTGTAGTTACTTTTCGAAGTACTTTTTTACtcggaaatgcattaaaataatatatatattttttattttattaaaaattatttttgaaatcagcacatcaaaatgatatgaaaagataaaaaaaaattaatttgaagtaatgaaaaaaatacaaaatttttaatttttttcaaaaacgcttttgaaacgcaaaaactaACGAGGtctaagtaaaaagaaaaaaaaacattagaatagGAATTTTTTAGCATTTTGGTTAGTACCAAATATTAAACCAATCCACCTCTAacatttattttggatttgattataattaaattttctttattaaatttagtggGTATGATTTTGTTTCATTATACAAAGAATCCTGGTAGGATTAAGGCTTAACTATTTATTTGTTTAGATGATGTTATATGTTCATGTGAGCTATTATGTACTATGAGAATTAGATGTGATGATGTCCAAAATccaagatatataaataaaaggttttttagtgtttgcgATAGTGGTTAATCAATATATTCACGTACTTggacttcttcttcttataacTATTTTCCACTCCTATGCTTATCAAACTCCGGGGAACTTGATATCCATGGTGTAGAATGGCGTGATAGGTGGACTACCTTGTTTTTACGTTGTCCAGATGGTCGCTTAGAATAACCACTTTATGTCCGAGTGTCATAAAGGCGTGTGTGCTCTTAGTATGACTTGATGATCTCTGAGGTTGGGGATTCTTCACTGTATCATTTTTTTCACATCTTTTTGGATATTATAATCATTTACGGACACTAGGTAGGGCCTGCTGTTGTGGAGGTGAGTGTAGAGATGCAACAATTTGCTGAGGAGGAGCTGCAATAAGTGGTGATGGATTTTCTCTCGCTTGTTGATTTCCCAGAACTGCCTAGGTGAGGAGCTGTatccatagttattaaacccggccaaGAGATTGGGTCCTGGGTTTCATAGGtcaactcgagtcaactcgggtcaacccggaaaaattaaaaaaaattaaagttttaatattttatatgaaaaaattaagaaaaaatccatgtaaatataggctatatatattgtaaataatgaagtttaaaagaatattttttaaaaaaatttatctaacattcaaaagatattatgttaagcttttaagttaaagtatttaaacaaaaaaagtttcttatcccacattgaaaaaacatagcttttaacttgtgaatatagagtatatatactaatgggtttcaaatcccacattgaaaaaaaataacttttttcttggaaacatggagtatatatactaatgaattttcaatcccatattgaaaaaacatagtttttttcttgtggaCACAGAGTACATATACTAAtgtgtttcaaatcccacattgaaaaaatataacttttttcttggaaacatagagtatacaTACTAATAAGTTTCAAATCCcgcattgaaaaaatatagttttttttcttgtgaacatagagtgtgtgtatatatatactaatgagtttccaatcccacattgaaaaaagataacttttttcttgggaacatagagtatatataattgaaaaaagatgacttttttcttgggaacaaagagtatatatactaatgagtttccaattccacattgaaaaaacatagtttttttcttgtaaacatagaatatatatactaatgagtttctaatctcacattaaaaagatattatgttatccttttaagttgaagtatttaaaccaaaattttttttgtcccatattgaaaaaacataatatttttcttgggaatatagagtatatatactaacgggtttcaaatctcacatttgaaaaaaaacccgGGTCTTGGCCGGGTCTCGTCCGGGTCACGGGTTGACCCGCCAGGTCGACCGGGTTTGATCGAGTCATTGCATTGACCGGTCTTTTAGAAACCCGAACCGGTCCAGCCCCCGGGTCGACCTGCCGGGCCAatctgggtttaataactatggctGTATCTATTCCATTAATTATTGAAGAATTCGATGTGTAGGAGTTAGAGTATCTACTGTGACAGGAAAATCAGTAACTCATTCTATTCTAAGAGTGTCCTGATTATCTACCATTGATGATAGTAATTAgggaaaataatataacaataaagCTATTTATGACTTTTTGTAAATGTCCCTCACAAACAACGCCATTATCTATGAATCATTATGAGCTTGAAGGGGATAAGCATTTTATGAACGTAAACCTCTAATATTCATCACACCTATTCACTAGGTCCATAACATCCTGGAGTATGGTTGGCCAGTAAAATCCTATTTATGTCACCTGAGCTACAAGAGCTCCAGAGCTCGTATGTAAGCCACATACGCCTTCATATATTTCTTGCAAGACATAAGAGCTTTTTTGTGGGGACAAGCATTTCAATAATAGAGATGAGGTAGATCTTCTATATAAGATGTCGTCAATTATGTAA encodes:
- the LOC133671012 gene encoding pentatricopeptide repeat-containing protein At5g39680, producing the protein MLKVQRKAYVPFRHAPFLLRPNAVPPSSPLDLIKLLKLSADTKNLKVGKTIHSHLIVTSQATENSIIEVNSLINFYAKVNQVSIAHNLFDRMPERNVVSWSALMTGYLLNGFSLKVIRLLKDMISNGNVSPNEYIFAIAISSCCDRGSVEEGRQCHGLLLKTGFSFHNYVRSALVSMYSKCSIVQDAMGVWNEVPVNDIVAYNSILSRLVENGYLREGLEVLRSMVSESVKWDKVTFVNAFSLCASLKDLRLGLHVHGKMLTSDVECDAYVSSAIINMYGKCGKSLMAREVFDGLQSRNVVLWTAIMASYFQNSCFEEALNLFSKMEQENVKSNEFTYAVLLNACAGLSARRNGSLLHGHSEKSGFKHHVMVGNALINMYAKSGDIEAAKKVFSDMMHRDIITWNAMICGFSHHGLGKKALLVFQDMLAAEEHPNYVTFTGVLSACGHLGLVQEGFYYLHHLMKQFGVQPGLEHYTCIVSLLSKTGQLNEAWNFMRTAPVKWDVVAWRTLLNACHVHQNYGLGRWVAEFVLEMDPNDVGTYTLLSNIYAKEKRWDGVVKVRKLMRDKKIKKEPGVSWIEIGNVTHIFTSEDNRHPDYGQTYQKVKELLAMIKPLGYTPDIGAVLHDVEDEQKEYYLSYHSEKLAIAYGLLKLPSEASILVIKNLRICDDCHSAVRLISKVTNRVIVVRDANRFHHFRDGRCSCLDYW